Proteins encoded within one genomic window of Microbacterium sp. LKL04:
- the orn gene encoding oligoribonuclease — protein sequence MTGLDLSVDELVEVAVVITDFKLNVLDPGFQIVIKPDDSALAHMNDFVTKMHESSGLLEEIPNGVSLADAEFQVLEYIQRFVPEGKAPLAGNTIGTDRMFLARYMPRVDRWLHYRNVDVSSVKELARRWYPRAYFNAPAKDGGHRALADIRESVRELAYYRETVFVAAPGPSSDDARSAAASTVSSFASGL from the coding sequence ATGACGGGTCTCGACCTGTCGGTAGACGAGCTGGTGGAGGTCGCCGTCGTCATCACCGACTTCAAGCTCAACGTCCTGGACCCCGGGTTCCAGATCGTGATCAAGCCCGATGATTCCGCGCTCGCTCACATGAACGACTTCGTGACGAAGATGCACGAGAGCTCCGGTCTGCTCGAGGAGATCCCGAACGGGGTGAGTCTCGCCGACGCGGAGTTCCAGGTGCTCGAGTACATCCAGCGTTTCGTCCCCGAGGGCAAGGCGCCGCTCGCCGGCAACACGATCGGCACCGATCGCATGTTCCTCGCGCGCTACATGCCCCGCGTCGACCGCTGGCTCCACTACCGGAACGTCGATGTGTCCAGCGTGAAGGAACTCGCGCGGCGGTGGTACCCCCGCGCGTACTTCAACGCTCCTGCGAAGGACGGCGGTCACCGCGCCCTCGCCGACATCCGTGAGAGCGTCCGGGAACTCGCCTACTACCGCGAGACCGTGTTCGTGGCCGCCCCTGGGCCCTCGAGCGACGACGCGCGGAGCGCCGCGGCATCCACCGTGTCGTCGTTCGCCTCCGGTCTGTAA
- a CDS encoding acyl-CoA thioesterase, which translates to MTDARIRVPIHLRWGDLDAYNHVNNASMLKLLEEARVRAFWVPGAGERVVPTAVIDASHGAAHLTLIARQEIEYLAPVPYQRDPIDVQMWFGKIGGSSAEVHYEVFTPAGQEPRTLYARASTVIVQVDAVTGRPVRLAPETRAAWEPYLGEPLPPLGRR; encoded by the coding sequence GTGACTGACGCCCGCATCCGCGTCCCCATCCACCTGCGGTGGGGCGACCTCGACGCGTACAACCACGTCAACAACGCGTCGATGCTCAAGCTCCTCGAGGAGGCGCGCGTGCGCGCCTTCTGGGTGCCGGGAGCGGGGGAGCGGGTCGTCCCCACGGCGGTCATCGACGCGAGCCACGGCGCGGCTCACCTCACCCTCATCGCCCGGCAGGAGATCGAATACCTCGCGCCGGTCCCGTACCAGCGCGACCCGATCGACGTGCAGATGTGGTTCGGCAAGATCGGCGGTTCGAGCGCCGAAGTCCACTACGAAGTCTTCACTCCTGCGGGCCAGGAACCTCGGACGCTGTACGCCCGGGCATCCACGGTCATCGTGCAGGTGGATGCCGTGACCGGGAGGCCCGTGCGACTCGCGCCCGAGACGCGAGCGGCCTGGGAGCCCTACCTCGGCGAACCGCTGCCACCGCTCGGGCGGCGCTGA
- a CDS encoding mechanosensitive ion channel family protein: MTSTDLAASSSSSPAPAPGGWEGIRDGFLAFLVSAGWSLLWVAVTVVVALLLSWIMRRLIGRVVDRIVTGAKSRAAAEDTRAIDMSPLAQVRIVQRTRTLGSILTNIVNVAIVIIAALTIVFILNPGVLASFTLLSAAIGAGLGFGAQNIVKDVLNGIFIVAEDQIGIGDVVDVGLATGVVEYVSVRVTHVRDVNGTLWFVRNGEITRIGNMSQGWARVVVDVGVPLDADLEAVEEAMLAAAKDLVREPKWRTRIIDKPEVWGLESISGETIVTRLVVRTRPNAKDDVSRALRTRLKKALDDLGVPLPQLESTFLTGADAAQSVRGANPPKTKPQQVTPPATPPRLAWRPKKRGRTDGDAPEGTSAP, encoded by the coding sequence ATGACCTCGACCGATCTCGCCGCGTCCTCTTCCTCGTCGCCTGCCCCCGCACCCGGCGGATGGGAGGGTATCCGCGACGGATTCCTCGCCTTCCTCGTATCGGCGGGATGGAGTCTCCTCTGGGTCGCCGTGACCGTCGTCGTCGCACTGCTGCTGTCGTGGATCATGCGTCGCCTCATCGGCCGCGTCGTCGATCGCATCGTCACGGGAGCCAAGTCCCGGGCCGCGGCGGAGGACACCCGCGCGATCGACATGTCGCCGCTGGCTCAGGTGCGCATCGTGCAGCGCACGCGGACCCTCGGGTCCATCCTCACCAATATCGTCAACGTCGCGATCGTCATCATCGCCGCCCTCACGATCGTCTTCATCCTCAATCCCGGCGTCCTTGCGTCGTTCACGCTGCTGTCTGCGGCGATCGGCGCGGGTCTGGGTTTCGGCGCGCAGAACATCGTCAAGGACGTCCTCAACGGGATCTTCATCGTCGCTGAGGATCAGATCGGCATCGGCGACGTCGTCGACGTGGGGCTGGCCACGGGCGTCGTCGAGTACGTGAGTGTCCGCGTGACCCACGTCCGCGACGTCAACGGCACCCTGTGGTTCGTCCGCAACGGCGAGATCACCCGCATCGGCAACATGTCGCAGGGCTGGGCGAGGGTCGTCGTCGACGTCGGAGTCCCGCTCGATGCCGACCTCGAGGCCGTCGAGGAGGCCATGCTGGCCGCGGCGAAAGACCTCGTGCGCGAGCCCAAATGGCGCACCCGAATCATCGACAAGCCCGAGGTCTGGGGCCTGGAGTCGATCAGCGGCGAGACGATCGTCACCCGCCTTGTGGTCCGGACCCGGCCCAACGCGAAGGACGACGTGTCACGCGCCCTCCGCACCCGTCTGAAGAAGGCCCTGGACGACCTGGGCGTCCCGCTGCCCCAGCTGGAATCGACCTTCCTGACCGGTGCCGACGCAGCGCAGAGCGTGCGAGGAGCCAACCCTCCCAAGACCAAGCCGCAGCAGGTCACGCCGCCTGCGACCCCGCCGCGTCTCGCGTGGCGGCCGAAGAAGCGCGGTCGGACCGACGGCGACGCGCCGGAGGGGACGTCCGCACCGTGA
- a CDS encoding acyl-CoA thioesterase — protein sequence MPESGHVDGLLAVLDLASSDARTTEDIFTGVSQAMPLGRVFGGQVLAQAVIAAERTVDEGRAAHSMHGYFLRPGDSTRGMTFSVDRIHDGRSFSTRRTQAFQEGVPIFSMIASFEVDATGLEHQDEMPAGIPGPDHLSDDSVLAGLHPMSKRHFDQSPVEVRHVEDPIYATVGGERTAHQSVWIRTRGEVPDDPRLHRAALAYMSDLTIQESVLRAHGASWATPGLKVASLDHAMWWHRPARVDEWLLYVQQSPSAQGGRGLATGRIFTREGLLVASVAQEIMVRMPDGG from the coding sequence GTGCCGGAATCTGGACACGTCGACGGGCTCCTGGCGGTACTGGACCTCGCATCCAGCGACGCCCGGACGACAGAGGACATCTTCACCGGTGTCTCGCAGGCGATGCCCCTGGGGCGGGTCTTCGGCGGTCAGGTTCTCGCCCAGGCGGTCATCGCCGCGGAGCGCACCGTCGACGAGGGCCGTGCGGCCCATTCGATGCACGGCTACTTCCTCCGGCCCGGCGACTCGACCCGCGGGATGACCTTCTCGGTGGACCGCATCCACGACGGGCGCTCCTTCTCGACGCGACGGACGCAGGCCTTCCAAGAGGGGGTGCCGATCTTCTCGATGATCGCGTCCTTCGAAGTGGATGCCACCGGGCTCGAACACCAGGACGAGATGCCCGCCGGCATCCCCGGGCCGGACCACCTCTCGGACGATTCCGTCCTGGCCGGGCTGCACCCGATGAGCAAGCGGCATTTCGACCAGAGCCCTGTGGAGGTCCGACACGTCGAGGATCCGATCTACGCGACCGTGGGGGGCGAGCGCACCGCTCACCAGTCGGTGTGGATCCGCACGCGCGGCGAGGTCCCCGATGACCCGCGGCTGCACCGCGCAGCCCTCGCGTACATGAGCGATCTCACGATCCAGGAGTCGGTCCTACGGGCGCACGGCGCGTCGTGGGCGACTCCGGGTCTCAAGGTCGCGAGCCTCGATCACGCCATGTGGTGGCATCGACCGGCGCGGGTCGACGAGTGGTTGCTGTACGTCCAGCAGTCCCCGAGCGCGCAAGGGGGCCGCGGACTCGCCACCGGTCGCATCTTCACCCGCGAGGGACTGCTCGTCGCCTCCGTCGCGCAGGAGATCATGGTGCGGATGCCCGACGGGGGCTGA
- the clpS gene encoding ATP-dependent Clp protease adapter ClpS, which yields MGLMSIASPEIDEQTDLRASTSGPWQTVVWNDPVNLMSYVEHVFRQYFGFSRERAHRLMLAVHHDGHAVVAEGSREQMELHTQAMHDYGLWATVREAGS from the coding sequence GTGGGCCTGATGAGCATCGCGTCGCCCGAGATCGATGAGCAGACGGACCTGCGGGCATCCACCTCCGGTCCCTGGCAGACCGTCGTCTGGAACGACCCCGTCAACCTCATGAGCTACGTCGAGCACGTCTTCCGGCAGTACTTCGGGTTCTCCCGTGAAAGGGCGCACCGACTGATGCTCGCCGTGCACCACGACGGACACGCGGTCGTGGCCGAGGGGTCGCGGGAGCAGATGGAACTGCATACGCAGGCGATGCACGACTACGGGCTGTGGGCCACGGTCCGCGAGGCGGGGTCGTGA
- the msrA gene encoding peptide-methionine (S)-S-oxide reductase MsrA, with the protein MQTYVLAGGCFWCLDAAYRALEGVVSVESGYVGGSVPSPSYEQVCTGTTGHAEAVKVTFDEEVIPSDVILDAFFTMHDPRQLNRQGNDVGTQYRSAMFPADDAQRETFEKAAERASDWWGGGLVTTMEPLSEWYPAEDYHQDFFTKNPGQGYCLAVAVPKVNKVRARFGEYARR; encoded by the coding sequence ATGCAGACCTATGTGCTTGCCGGCGGATGTTTCTGGTGTCTCGATGCCGCGTACCGCGCGCTCGAGGGTGTCGTCTCGGTCGAGTCCGGCTACGTCGGCGGATCGGTCCCTTCGCCGAGCTACGAGCAGGTGTGCACCGGCACGACCGGGCATGCCGAAGCGGTCAAGGTCACGTTCGACGAAGAGGTCATCCCGTCCGACGTCATCCTCGACGCGTTCTTCACGATGCACGACCCGCGCCAGCTCAACCGGCAGGGGAATGACGTCGGGACCCAGTACCGGTCGGCCATGTTCCCCGCCGATGACGCTCAGCGTGAGACGTTCGAGAAGGCGGCCGAGCGCGCGTCGGATTGGTGGGGCGGCGGACTCGTGACGACGATGGAGCCCCTGAGCGAGTGGTACCCGGCTGAGGACTACCACCAGGACTTCTTCACGAAGAACCCCGGACAGGGCTACTGCCTCGCGGTCGCCGTGCCGAAGGTCAACAAAGTCCGTGCGCGCTTCGGAGAATACGCGCGCCGCTGA
- a CDS encoding DUF2017 family protein, whose translation MTGSGVVMELTLLEAAHLSDLIGQFEDLVTSADGSDPALRRLVPDAYADDAEAASEFRRLTEGDLLSRRAADAGVVRSSLRRDGRDVDADQLDRAAAEDILFVDLTPDAAGSWLRTLAALRLVLADRLGVTDEDQRGDGDARFGVYEWIGYRLEMLVQALDS comes from the coding sequence GTGACCGGTTCCGGGGTCGTCATGGAGTTGACCCTCCTCGAAGCGGCGCACCTGTCCGACCTGATCGGACAGTTCGAGGATCTCGTGACGTCGGCGGACGGATCCGACCCGGCGCTCCGCCGACTCGTCCCTGATGCGTACGCCGACGACGCCGAGGCCGCCTCGGAGTTCCGTCGCCTCACCGAGGGCGACCTCCTCTCACGACGCGCTGCGGACGCGGGAGTCGTCCGGTCGTCCCTTCGCCGCGATGGGCGCGATGTCGACGCCGATCAGCTCGACCGTGCGGCTGCGGAGGACATCCTCTTCGTCGACCTGACTCCGGATGCCGCCGGTTCCTGGCTTCGTACGCTCGCCGCCCTTCGTCTCGTCCTGGCGGATCGGCTGGGTGTCACCGATGAGGATCAGCGCGGCGACGGCGACGCGCGGTTCGGCGTGTACGAGTGGATCGGGTATCGCCTGGAGATGCTCGTCCAGGCGCTCGACTCCTGA
- a CDS encoding globin — protein sequence MSEQSTFYDEVGGHEVFRRIVDAFYREVAADDVLRPMYPEEDLGPAAERLLLFLEQYWGGPTTYGETRGHPRLRMRHQPFHVNPDARDRWLRAMRIAVDEAELSPLHEATLWDYLQRAAHAMVNTFEPTGIGPVAKPHGGTTLPLHPES from the coding sequence GTGAGCGAACAGAGCACCTTCTACGACGAGGTGGGCGGACACGAGGTCTTCCGCCGCATCGTCGACGCGTTCTATCGCGAAGTCGCTGCCGACGACGTCCTGCGTCCGATGTATCCCGAAGAGGACCTCGGGCCTGCGGCCGAGCGCCTGCTGCTCTTCCTGGAGCAGTACTGGGGTGGCCCGACCACCTACGGCGAGACGCGCGGACACCCGCGCCTGCGGATGCGTCATCAGCCCTTCCACGTGAACCCCGACGCGCGCGACCGGTGGCTCCGAGCCATGCGCATCGCCGTCGACGAAGCGGAGCTGTCGCCGTTGCACGAGGCCACTCTGTGGGACTACCTCCAGCGCGCTGCCCACGCCATGGTGAACACCTTCGAGCCGACGGGCATCGGGCCGGTGGCGAAGCCGCACGGCGGCACGACGCTGCCGCTGCACCCCGAGTCCTGA
- the yczE gene encoding membrane protein YczE, which produces MLLRLLRLVIGLALFGIGCAVLVQAGIGLDPWTVLAEGLSVQTGIGIGWIVVITGALVLLAWIPLRQRPGIGTVANILVVGTVMQGALAVIPPVENYLWGIAVFLSGIALIAAASGIYLGADLGPGPRDGLMTGLHARFGWPIWVCRFAVEGSVLVTGWLLGGTVGLGTVLFAVLIGPAVHLALDVSARWRALRVRRATIVV; this is translated from the coding sequence ATGCTTCTTCGGCTCCTCCGCCTCGTCATCGGTCTCGCCCTGTTCGGCATCGGCTGCGCGGTCCTCGTCCAGGCCGGCATCGGCCTCGACCCGTGGACGGTCCTCGCCGAGGGCCTCTCCGTGCAGACGGGGATCGGGATCGGATGGATCGTCGTCATCACGGGGGCGCTCGTCCTCCTCGCCTGGATCCCCCTGCGGCAGCGTCCCGGAATCGGCACGGTCGCGAACATCCTCGTCGTGGGGACCGTGATGCAGGGTGCGCTGGCGGTCATCCCGCCGGTCGAGAACTACCTGTGGGGAATCGCGGTGTTCCTGTCCGGGATCGCGCTCATCGCGGCGGCATCCGGGATCTATCTCGGGGCCGATCTCGGGCCGGGACCGCGCGACGGGCTGATGACAGGCCTGCACGCCAGGTTCGGCTGGCCGATCTGGGTCTGCCGCTTCGCGGTCGAGGGGAGCGTCCTCGTCACCGGCTGGCTCCTCGGAGGCACCGTCGGTCTCGGCACGGTCCTGTTCGCCGTCCTGATCGGACCCGCCGTCCACCTCGCACTCGACGTGTCCGCTCGGTGGCGCGCCCTGCGTGTGCGCCGAGCGACCATCGTCGTCTGA
- the ettA gene encoding energy-dependent translational throttle protein EttA — protein sequence MAEYIYSMVRARKAVGEKLILDDVTMAFLPGAKIGMVGPNGAGKSTILKIMAGLDTPSNGEAKLSPGFSVGILMQEPELDESKTVLENIQDGVAIKPKLDRFNEISALMADPDADFDALLAEMGTLQEEIDAADGWDLDSQLSQAMDALRTPPADAAIAPLSGGEKRRVALAKLLLQKPDLLLLDEPTNHLDAESVLWLEQHLQAYKGAVIAITHDRYFLDNVAEWIAEVDRGRLIGYEGNYSTYLEKKGERLDIQGKKDAKLAKRLKEELEWVRSSAKGRQTKSKARLARYEEMAAEAERTRKLDFEEISIPPGPRLGSVVIEAKKLQKGFDGRSLIDGLSFSLPPNGIVGVIGPNGVGKTTLFKTIVGLEPLDGGDLKIGETVKISYVDQSRSNIDPNKTLWEVVSDGLDIITVGKTEIPSRAYVSKFGFKGPDQQKKAGVLSGGERNRLNLALTLKEGGNLLLLDEPTNDLDVETLSSLENALLEFPGCAVVITHDRWFLDRIATHILAYEGTAEKPDQWYWFEGNFEAYEANKIERLGADAANPAKSTYRKLTRD from the coding sequence ATGGCCGAATACATCTACTCCATGGTCCGCGCCCGCAAGGCGGTCGGCGAAAAGCTCATCCTCGATGACGTCACGATGGCGTTCCTGCCCGGCGCCAAGATCGGCATGGTCGGCCCGAACGGTGCCGGTAAGTCGACGATCCTGAAGATCATGGCGGGTCTCGACACCCCGTCGAACGGCGAGGCCAAGCTCTCGCCCGGGTTCTCGGTCGGCATCCTCATGCAGGAGCCGGAACTCGACGAGTCCAAGACCGTCCTCGAGAACATCCAGGACGGCGTGGCGATCAAGCCCAAGCTCGACCGGTTCAACGAGATCTCCGCCCTCATGGCCGATCCCGACGCCGACTTCGATGCTCTCCTGGCCGAGATGGGGACGCTGCAGGAGGAGATCGATGCGGCCGACGGCTGGGACCTCGACTCCCAGCTCTCGCAGGCCATGGACGCCCTCCGCACGCCTCCTGCGGACGCCGCCATCGCGCCGCTCTCCGGTGGCGAGAAGCGCCGTGTCGCGCTCGCCAAGCTCCTCCTCCAGAAGCCGGACCTCCTGCTCCTCGACGAGCCCACGAACCACCTCGATGCCGAGAGCGTGCTCTGGCTCGAGCAGCACCTGCAGGCCTACAAGGGCGCGGTCATCGCCATCACCCACGACCGGTACTTCCTCGACAACGTCGCGGAGTGGATCGCCGAGGTCGACCGCGGCCGCCTCATCGGCTACGAAGGCAACTACTCGACCTACCTCGAGAAGAAGGGCGAGCGCCTCGACATCCAGGGCAAGAAGGACGCCAAGCTCGCCAAGCGGCTCAAGGAGGAGCTCGAGTGGGTGCGCTCGAGCGCCAAGGGGCGCCAGACGAAGTCGAAGGCTCGTCTCGCTCGCTACGAGGAGATGGCGGCCGAGGCGGAGCGGACGCGGAAGCTCGACTTCGAGGAGATCTCGATCCCGCCGGGCCCGCGCTTGGGAAGTGTCGTGATCGAGGCGAAGAAGCTCCAGAAGGGCTTCGACGGCCGCTCGCTCATCGACGGCCTCAGCTTCAGCCTGCCGCCGAACGGCATCGTCGGCGTCATCGGCCCGAACGGCGTGGGTAAGACCACGCTCTTCAAGACGATCGTCGGCCTCGAACCCCTGGACGGCGGCGACCTGAAGATCGGCGAGACGGTCAAGATCAGCTACGTCGACCAGTCGCGCTCCAACATCGACCCGAACAAGACGCTGTGGGAGGTCGTCTCGGACGGCCTCGACATCATCACGGTCGGCAAGACCGAGATCCCGTCGCGCGCCTACGTGTCGAAGTTCGGGTTCAAGGGACCGGACCAGCAGAAGAAGGCCGGCGTGCTCTCCGGCGGTGAGCGCAACCGCCTGAACCTCGCTCTCACGCTCAAGGAGGGTGGCAACCTGCTCCTCCTCGACGAGCCGACGAACGACCTCGACGTCGAGACGCTGAGCTCGCTCGAGAACGCGCTGCTCGAGTTCCCCGGCTGCGCGGTGGTCATCACGCACGACCGGTGGTTCCTCGACCGCATCGCGACGCACATCCTGGCGTACGAGGGCACCGCCGAGAAGCCCGACCAGTGGTATTGGTTCGAGGGCAACTTCGAGGCGTACGAGGCGAACAAGATCGAGCGGCTCGGCGCCGACGCGGCGAACCCCGCGAAGTCGACGTACCGCAAGCTCACGCGTGACTGA
- a CDS encoding metallopeptidase family protein: MIDMDAEAFEDLVASELDALPDDMVAGLDNVVFVVEDRPEDGSLDLLGLYDGLALTERDRYGMGDLPDRIIVYREPHLDVCDDVDHLRDEVHTTLVHEIAHFYGIDDARLHELGWA, translated from the coding sequence ATGATCGATATGGATGCCGAGGCATTCGAGGATCTGGTTGCGTCCGAGCTCGACGCGTTGCCGGACGACATGGTCGCGGGCCTCGACAACGTCGTGTTCGTGGTCGAGGACCGTCCCGAGGACGGCTCTCTCGATCTGCTGGGTCTCTACGACGGGCTCGCGCTGACCGAGCGCGACCGGTACGGGATGGGCGATCTGCCCGATCGCATCATCGTCTACCGGGAGCCGCACCTCGACGTGTGCGACGACGTCGACCACCTCCGTGACGAGGTGCACACGACGCTCGTCCACGAGATCGCCCACTTCTACGGCATCGACGATGCGCGCCTTCACGAACTGGGGTGGGCCTGA
- the yczR gene encoding MocR-like transcription factor YczR gives MDSRIGARALAVTLGGWRTRTPTYEALADGIRLLCLDNRIAAHTALPAERELAGALGLSRATVAAAYRSLRESGHIESTRGSGSITLPQVRRGAGRVFDDGDGIDLQQASPAAWPGLAGVMAEVGADAASLVGRPGYDIVGSIDLRVAIADRYSARGIPTDPEEILVTNGGQHAIHLVTDALLRPGTTALLETPTYPHATEAIKATGARVTGTPVTVEDGWDLDRAVQAFRRARPALAYLMPWFQNPTGRTMTPLDAATFRAAADAAGSVLVIDETTAELAIDAAAPVPLDFGHRAVRIGSLGKTVWGGLRVGWVRGDRAFIRHLVASRPRRDLGTAEFEQAVATRLLRMMPDILPQRAALLGRGRDAVVAALRTSLPGWKVPVPHGGVSLWVGLDAPRSGSLVLAARREGVLLSAGPRFSVDGGYESYLRVPFTAPAGQMRDAVAVLARLWPEVSGHAAAPAIDETEAVAAIV, from the coding sequence ATGGATTCGCGAATCGGTGCCCGCGCCCTGGCCGTGACCTTGGGCGGGTGGCGCACGCGCACACCGACCTACGAGGCCCTGGCCGACGGCATCCGTCTGCTTTGCCTCGACAATCGCATCGCCGCGCACACCGCCCTGCCCGCCGAGCGCGAGCTCGCAGGGGCGCTCGGCCTCAGCCGGGCGACGGTTGCGGCGGCGTACCGTTCCCTGCGCGAGAGCGGGCACATCGAGAGCACGCGCGGGTCGGGGAGCATCACGCTCCCGCAGGTTCGCCGAGGAGCCGGGCGGGTCTTCGACGACGGTGACGGGATCGATCTCCAGCAGGCCAGTCCTGCGGCGTGGCCCGGTCTTGCGGGCGTGATGGCCGAGGTCGGGGCGGATGCCGCGTCCCTGGTCGGCCGGCCGGGATACGACATCGTCGGGAGCATCGACCTCCGGGTGGCGATCGCGGATCGCTATTCGGCGCGCGGCATCCCGACCGATCCCGAGGAGATCCTCGTCACGAACGGGGGACAGCACGCGATCCATCTGGTGACGGATGCGCTTCTGCGCCCCGGGACGACGGCGCTCCTCGAGACCCCGACGTATCCGCACGCGACGGAGGCGATCAAGGCGACCGGCGCCCGCGTGACGGGCACGCCGGTGACCGTCGAGGACGGCTGGGACCTGGACCGTGCCGTCCAGGCGTTCCGACGCGCACGGCCGGCGCTCGCCTATCTGATGCCGTGGTTCCAGAACCCCACCGGGCGGACGATGACGCCCCTCGACGCGGCGACCTTCCGAGCTGCGGCGGATGCCGCCGGTTCGGTCCTCGTGATCGACGAGACGACGGCGGAGCTCGCGATCGACGCCGCGGCCCCCGTCCCCCTCGACTTCGGGCATCGTGCCGTTCGGATCGGATCCCTCGGCAAGACCGTGTGGGGCGGCCTCCGGGTGGGCTGGGTGCGAGGCGATCGTGCCTTCATCCGCCATCTCGTGGCCTCGAGACCCCGCCGCGACCTCGGAACCGCCGAGTTCGAGCAGGCCGTCGCCACCCGGTTGCTGCGGATGATGCCCGACATCCTGCCTCAGCGCGCAGCGCTGCTCGGTCGGGGGAGGGATGCCGTCGTCGCGGCGCTCCGGACCTCGTTGCCAGGGTGGAAGGTCCCCGTGCCGCACGGCGGTGTGTCCTTGTGGGTCGGACTCGACGCGCCGCGAAGCGGGTCCCTTGTGCTCGCCGCGCGCCGGGAGGGCGTGTTGCTGTCCGCGGGACCCCGGTTCTCGGTCGACGGGGGCTACGAGTCCTACCTCCGCGTGCCCTTCACGGCCCCTGCCGGCCAGATGCGCGACGCGGTGGCCGTCCTCGCGCGGCTGTGGCCCGAAGTGAGCGGCCACGCTGCGGCTCCCGCCATCGACGAGACGGAGGCCGTCGCCGCGATCGTCTGA
- a CDS encoding DUF6993 domain-containing protein has translation MRRHQPSVGSRLLLLVLAPAVAVSLAACAPEPTPAPSEPAPSSPVAPSPSADPSPTPAPDTAEARLPDFAAAMNGVWNGSTSVKGRDYIDALVSAGFPKDAMQVTQDETSVGDPADSIQFSVRVGDECLVGQVGPSVPRPTAIVMPGLPEGECLVGQTRRIDW, from the coding sequence GTGCGCAGACACCAGCCCTCAGTGGGATCCCGCCTGCTTCTTCTCGTGCTCGCGCCCGCTGTGGCGGTGTCTCTCGCCGCGTGCGCTCCAGAGCCGACCCCTGCGCCCTCCGAGCCCGCGCCGTCGTCGCCCGTCGCGCCGAGCCCCTCCGCGGATCCGTCGCCGACACCGGCGCCTGACACCGCCGAGGCGCGACTGCCTGACTTCGCCGCCGCGATGAACGGCGTGTGGAACGGATCGACGTCGGTCAAGGGCCGCGACTACATCGACGCGCTCGTCTCAGCGGGCTTCCCGAAGGACGCCATGCAGGTGACGCAGGACGAGACATCGGTCGGCGACCCCGCGGACAGCATCCAGTTCTCGGTTCGCGTCGGCGACGAGTGCCTTGTCGGCCAGGTCGGTCCCTCCGTCCCGCGCCCGACTGCGATCGTCATGCCGGGCCTGCCCGAAGGCGAATGTCTCGTAGGACAGACGCGTCGCATCGATTGGTGA
- a CDS encoding single-stranded DNA-binding protein, producing the protein MKDHITIVGNVAADPEFRRLPDGTPVVSMRVASTDRRYDAKAGAWVDGLTSWYRVSIFRTLGEHVAASVRKGQRVVVHGVLAIKRWEAGEKSGTDAEIDALAIGHDLAFGTTVFTGAARTRSEAPPADAEQGWAPAEDIPAADEAQWEADPVPTPF; encoded by the coding sequence ATGAAAGACCACATCACGATCGTCGGCAACGTCGCTGCCGACCCCGAGTTCCGGCGCCTGCCGGACGGCACCCCCGTCGTGTCGATGCGGGTAGCCAGCACCGACCGCCGATACGACGCGAAGGCGGGGGCATGGGTCGACGGACTGACCAGCTGGTACCGGGTATCGATCTTCCGGACTCTGGGCGAGCACGTCGCGGCGTCGGTCCGCAAGGGTCAGCGCGTCGTCGTCCACGGGGTGCTCGCGATCAAGCGATGGGAAGCGGGGGAGAAGTCCGGGACGGATGCCGAGATCGACGCCCTCGCGATCGGCCACGACCTCGCCTTCGGCACGACCGTCTTCACCGGTGCCGCGCGAACGCGAAGTGAGGCGCCCCCGGCCGACGCGGAACAGGGATGGGCCCCGGCGGAGGACATTCCCGCCGCGGACGAGGCGCAGTGGGAGGCCGACCCCGTTCCCACCCCGTTCTGA